The DNA segment CCCGATAGGAAAATCTCCTCTTTAGTAATCATAGGCGGTAGGGCAGAGGCATTGGAGTTTTCTCAAATGTACAGAAATTTCGGCGTTGAAGTGGCAATCCTTCAGAGGAGTAAAACTCTCATTCCAGATTGGGAGCCTGAGATCTCTCTGGAGATACAGAAAGTCTTGGAGGAGAAAGGAATTTACGTAGTCACAGACGTTAAGGTTAAGGAGGTAAAGAAAGGAGAAGGCGGTAAAGTTGTAGTTACAAACAAAGGTGAGGTCGAGGCTGAAGAGATCCTCATGGCTACTGGAAGGAAACCTAACGTTGATTTGAATTTATCATCTGCAGGAGTTGAACTAAACGAGAAGGGAGGAATAAAAGTTAATGACGAGCTTCAGACTACTAACCCCAACATTTACGCTGCAGGTGACGTAATAGGAGATAAAATGTTGGAAGCCTTAGCGGGTTATGAAGGAACTGTAGCGGTGAGAAATGCAATTAAGGGAGAGCATAAGAAGATTGACTTCCTTAGTGTTCCTCAAGTCATATTTACTCGTCCAAATTTAGCAAGAGTGGGGCTTAATTCCTTTGATGGAGATTTTGATAGCAGGACTGTAAAAATGAAAGACATCGTAAAGGCTCAAATAATTGACGAAGAGAAGGGCTTAATAAAGATGGTAGTGGAGAAAGGCTCAAAGAGGATAATGGGAGTTCATGTAATGGCTGAGAATGCTGCAGAATTTATTGGTGAGGCAGCATTGGCAATAAAGCATAGGATGACGATAGATGATATTATAGATACAGTTCACGTATTCCCTACAGTAGCGGAGTCTTTAAGGATAGTTGCTTTAGCGTTTTATAAGGACGTGAAAAAGTTAAGTTGTTGCGTTTAATATACGAGTAACTTAAAATACTTAGAGAGATAAAATAACTTCGATCTAATGTGGAAATTTCTAATTAGAGAAAATCATAAAACATAGCTGTTTTTAAGTTATATGGAAGAGAAGATATCCTCTATCGATAGAAAAGCTATGAGATCGTGCAGATTACAAAAATGGGGAAGGAAAACCTCGTCAATGATAGCCCCCTTATAGATTTAAAAATCTCTTTCTCCTATTGTCATTCAATAGCTAGGAGGGAGAAAAACCCAATCAGAGCAACTGTCGCAATGAAGATTGGTTTATCTAACACCCTCCTAGCCCTCGTGAACAACTATGTTAGTGCACTCCGTTTTGCCCTATTCTGGATGAAAGAGAACGTGAAAAACCCCGAAGAAAAGGACACACTCTCCAAAGTCCATGCCGGATTGTACGAAAAGTTAAAGGTAGAGTACAATCTACCATCGAAGGTCGCTGAGGACTGCTATCGTGATGCCCTCTCCATCTACAAGTTTAATCCCAAGAGGGGTAGGTTTCCCGCGTTTATAAGCCCACTGTATGGCTAACACCAAAGGCAAGTTATAATGCTGACTTAGATAGAATGACAGTTAAGATAGCAAGTGTTGGTGAACTGCCAATACTAGGCTATCCTAGAAACCTAAAGGACTACTTAACTTGGAAGATGAAGGAGTCTATGCTAACAATCAAGGATGACAAAGCTTTTCTCAAGGTATAGGTTTTTATTTTACGTTAATTTAATAATACTTATGAAGGTATTATTCCTTCTTGTTATTCTAATAATTTTTATTCCTACAGTTTATGCCGGGTATGATTATGGATACGAATTCGGTTATGTACAAACATGCGGGATTCAATCTATAGTAAGTTTATATAACATATCTTTAGAGCCTGGATCTCCGGGTATTTCGATTCAAGAAAATGTATGTCTAAATATAAATGGTAGTAATGTCTTTGTCCAAAACGTTATTGAGCCCGTAATGCTTACTAAATATGGTTATGATGTAATATGGACAACTAGCGTTTATTATGATGGGGCTTATCATATGTTTTGTCACAGTGGCATAATAGGCTATACTTTCAATATAACTACGATCTGGACTAACACTAGTAACGCACTTTGCATTGAATTCTTTATATCTAACACGACTTTAACATTAAACAAAACGTGTGTCATCATGGGCAAATTTTTTGGAATAATTTATTCCGGCTACAACGCTGGAACTGTGATAGGGGGATATGGAAACAGTGCCGTAGCAGAACTCGCAAAGGGATTTAATGTATCTATAAGGGAATATTATAGGTATAACAATAACTGGTATGTTCCTCCAGTAGCTTATAGTGGAGTTTGGTCTACAGGGGAAAGTGCAATAAACGGCTACGCATATTTCAGTAAAGGTACAGTATGGATAACTTACGGTAATGCAGGTATACAAGAATTATATAATTTTAGCGTAGTCATTGTAAATAATACAGTTTATACTTTTCCTAGGGGTAGTTTGTGGATAGCTAACGGAAGG comes from the Acidianus infernus genome and includes:
- the merA gene encoding mercury(II) reductase translates to MKDLVIIGYGAAGFASLIEANELGIKPVLIGYGPIGGTCVNVGCVPSKRLLHLGEKGRDFFSSFEDTKQFVNRSRKEKYEDVLSYYDVELIEGKAYFISPHEVKVGDKVIEGKKFIIATGSSPFIPEIPGLKDLGYWTNVEALNPDRKISSLVIIGGRAEALEFSQMYRNFGVEVAILQRSKTLIPDWEPEISLEIQKVLEEKGIYVVTDVKVKEVKKGEGGKVVVTNKGEVEAEEILMATGRKPNVDLNLSSAGVELNEKGGIKVNDELQTTNPNIYAAGDVIGDKMLEALAGYEGTVAVRNAIKGEHKKIDFLSVPQVIFTRPNLARVGLNSFDGDFDSRTVKMKDIVKAQIIDEEKGLIKMVVEKGSKRIMGVHVMAENAAEFIGEAALAIKHRMTIDDIIDTVHVFPTVAESLRIVALAFYKDVKKLSCCV